GGCCCACAGATCGCTGGCGATCCGGAAGCGCAGCCGCACGTTGGAGCCATGGACGGCGAAGGCCGCCGCCTCCTGGAGAAGGGCGGCCACGGCCACCCGGCGCCGCACCGGCGTGCCGCCCCGGGCAAAGGTCAGGAGCTGGCGGGTGAGATCCCGGGCCCGGAGCGCCGCCTGGCGGGCATCGGCCAAGAGGGGCTGCAGCCCCGAGTCGGCGCCGGCCAGCCGCAGGCCCAGGCTGAGGTTGCCCAGGATGGCGGTGAGCAGGTTGTTGAAGTCATGGGCGATGCCGCCCGCCAGCACCCCCACCGACTCCAGCTTCTCGATCCGGAACCGCTCCTCTTCGATGCGCTTGCGCTCCGAGACATCAATGAAGGAGGCCATGCGGCAGATCGGGACCCCGGCCTCGTCCCGGACCAGGCTGGCCACCAGGTGGGCGGCGAAGCTGCCGCCATCGGCCCGGCGCATGGCCAGCTCCCCCACCCAGGAGCCCTGGGCATCGAGATGGGCCAAGAGCCCTGCCAGCTCCTGCCGGTCCTGGACCCAGTCGGCCAGGGCGGCGCCGGCGGGCGGCGTGGCGGGCGGCACCGCCAGCAGGGCCGCGGCCGCGGCATTGGCGTAGGTGATCCGGCCGCCCGCATCGAGAAACACGATGCCGCTCACCGCCGAGGCGATGGCACTCTCCCGGACCTTTCTCTCGGCCTCCGCCCGTTTGCGGGCCGACATGTCCCGGCCGATGGTGCGGGTCTTCTCCAGGCGGCCCGCCTCATCCAGCACGGCGAAGACATTGAGGATCACCGGCAGGACCGAGCCGTCGGCCCGCAGCAGCTCCCGCTCCAGGTTGGCGTAGTGCCGCTCCCTGGACAGGTGCGGGAAGGTGGTCCAGAAGGCCTCGGCCGAGGAGGCGGTCATGAAATCGGCGATCGGCCGGCCCACCACCTCGGCCTTGTCCCGGCCCAGGGCCCGGACAAAGGTGTCGTTGACGTCCAGGATGCGGCCCTGGGCGTCCAGGGTGTAGTAGAGATCCGGCGCACCTTCAAACAGCTCCCGGTACTTGGCCTCGGAGGCCGCCAGCCGCTCCTTGGCCGCAGCCAGCTGCCGGAGCTGCCAGTGGAGGAGCAAAAGGGTCGCCACCAGGCCCAGCACCGCGGCCAGGCCGAGGGCGACCGTGGTATCGGCGGCCGGCCCCTGGGGCAGGTCCAGGAGAAGAGCCGCCACCGGCGGCACGGCCAGCAGGCCAGCGGCCAGGAGCTGCCCGGCCCGGGAGCCCAGCCGCCAGGCGATGAGCGCCGCCAGGGTAATGAGGATGGCGATGGCGATGCCAGTGAGGGTGGCCATGGAGCTCCGGCAGGAACGAAGATGGCGGCGGCCGGCCAGCAGGGCGGACCGATTTCCCAGTATACAAATCGTTCATGACCGCTGCCAAGGGGGTTGGCGCGGCCAGTCTTGCCAAGGCATCCTCCTTGCGGTATTTTGGCATGCTCTGTCCGGAGAAGACCTGCCCCATGCCCTTGCGCCCCCTATCGCACCGCTCCCCAGCCCTGCCCCTGTCGCTGGTCTGTCTTCTGGCTTTCGGCCTGCTGGCGGCGAAAAGCGCTGCCAAGACCGCGCCCCTGCCTGCCGAGCCGGCCTCCCCGGCGCCGGTGGAGGCGGCGGTGAGCCGGCTGGTGCAGCCTCTGGTGGGGGACGGCTCCATCCGCTTCGTGCTCATCGAAAAGGACCGGCAGCGCTTGCG
This genomic stretch from Thermodesulfobacteriota bacterium harbors:
- a CDS encoding PAS domain S-box protein; translated protein: MATLTGIAIAILITLAALIAWRLGSRAGQLLAAGLLAVPPVAALLLDLPQGPAADTTVALGLAAVLGLVATLLLLHWQLRQLAAAKERLAASEAKYRELFEGAPDLYYTLDAQGRILDVNDTFVRALGRDKAEVVGRPIADFMTASSAEAFWTTFPHLSRERHYANLERELLRADGSVLPVILNVFAVLDEAGRLEKTRTIGRDMSARKRAEAERKVRESAIASAVSGIVFLDAGGRITYANAAAAALLAVPPATPPAGAALADWVQDRQELAGLLAHLDAQGSWVGELAMRRADGGSFAAHLVASLVRDEAGVPICRMASFIDVSERKRIEEERFRIEKLESVGVLAGGIAHDFNNLLTAILGNLSLGLRLAGADSGLQPLLADARQAALRARDLTRQLLTFARGGTPVRRRVAVAALLQEAAAFAVHGSNVRLRFRIASDLWAAEVDEGQISQVMHNLVINADQAMPDGGLVTVTADNCQLGADSGLSLPAGRYLRLTVADEGPGIPAEVLPRIFDPYFTTKEAGSGLGLATVHTIINRHGGRVSVSSQPGQGTVFSILLPACQAAPAPPPAEEAASYGR